The proteins below come from a single Salinilacihabitans rarus genomic window:
- a CDS encoding helix-turn-helix domain-containing protein, with protein sequence MERERDNSGQYVEQVTLDAVLHIFEGADVPVLTASEVADDLDCSRPAAYNKLEKLVEQKELQKKKVGARAVVYIRLNE encoded by the coding sequence ATGGAACGGGAACGCGACAATTCCGGGCAATACGTCGAACAAGTGACCCTCGATGCGGTACTCCACATCTTTGAGGGAGCCGACGTACCCGTACTGACTGCGAGTGAGGTAGCTGACGATCTCGACTGTTCCCGCCCGGCGGCCTACAACAAGCTGGAGAAACTGGTCGAACAGAAAGAACTCCAGAAAAAGAAGGTCGGGGCGCGAGCTGTAGTGTATATTCGACTCAATGAGTAG
- a CDS encoding SWIM zinc finger family protein has translation MGIVGVHRQIPASRPCHQRSYGSEKADHSYLVGVEDRDAVLVPAECECPADKYNEEYDCKHKVALATVGGPVVLEASVNFPTPRGNPGQSNASTLSEKFRADGGIATEEIGGGSEPLDAVEPEECDCAELSDDFPCWPCVRDGKRELPE, from the coding sequence GTGGGAATCGTGGGAGTTCACCGTCAAATCCCCGCATCTCGTCCGTGTCACCAACGCTCCTACGGCTCCGAGAAAGCCGATCACTCCTACCTCGTCGGCGTCGAAGACCGCGACGCCGTCCTCGTTCCGGCGGAGTGTGAGTGCCCGGCAGACAAGTACAACGAGGAGTACGACTGCAAGCACAAGGTCGCACTCGCCACGGTCGGCGGCCCGGTTGTCCTCGAAGCGTCCGTGAACTTCCCGACGCCGAGGGGGAACCCGGGGCAATCGAACGCATCGACACTTTCGGAGAAGTTTCGGGCAGACGGTGGGATAGCGACCGAGGAGATCGGTGGTGGGTCTGAACCCCTCGATGCGGTGGAACCCGAGGAATGTGACTGTGCGGAACTCTCTGACGACTTCCCCTGCTGGCCGTGCGTAAGAGACGGGAAACGGGAACTACCAGAATAG
- a CDS encoding restriction endonuclease subunit S: MSEEATLDEFRENSEQDGASEELEQEQFGPFTLSTPGDWTAKRLRDIKELITRGKQPTYADDGIPVINQECIYWDGWHFENLRYLDEEVASEWKEKYFPEGGDVILNSTGQGTLGRAQVYPGDIRRAIDSHVTLLRTNEELNPYFHRYFLESRLGQALLYSMCVNGSTGQIELSKTRLDLLPVPLPPLEEQRKIAAVLHHVDRAIRHAEKVIEKSATVRRGVTRNLLSEGVAEHDSFSETKSGQIPESWDTVRFEEIIEDTRYGTDTKSNTDGRGYPTLRIPNVVDKRLTFDDLKHTELGDDELERLKLSEGDILVIRTNGNPDYVGQCVTFSEQDEPFVFASYLIRIRVDESRVRPKYVREFLNSKRGRSEMAGWIRSSAGNYNLSVGAMEKFQIPVPSLSEQDEIVARIEDAEQTIESNRRYRDKLKRLKQGLMQDLLSGTVRTTDTNIEVPEEITQHG, translated from the coding sequence ATGAGTGAGGAGGCAACACTTGATGAGTTCAGGGAGAACTCCGAACAAGATGGGGCATCTGAGGAATTGGAGCAAGAACAGTTCGGCCCGTTCACTCTATCCACCCCTGGTGATTGGACAGCAAAGCGCCTTAGAGATATTAAAGAGCTGATAACACGGGGGAAACAGCCTACATACGCCGACGACGGCATACCAGTAATCAATCAGGAATGTATCTACTGGGACGGTTGGCACTTTGAGAACCTTCGTTATCTAGACGAGGAAGTCGCGAGCGAGTGGAAGGAGAAGTATTTCCCCGAAGGTGGTGATGTGATACTGAACTCAACGGGGCAAGGGACTCTCGGCCGCGCACAGGTCTATCCGGGGGACATACGGAGAGCAATCGATTCGCACGTGACTCTCCTACGCACTAACGAGGAGCTGAATCCGTACTTCCACCGCTACTTTTTGGAGAGCCGGCTCGGTCAAGCATTACTCTATTCGATGTGTGTAAATGGTTCCACGGGGCAGATCGAACTCTCCAAAACGAGACTTGATTTGCTTCCGGTTCCGCTTCCACCGCTAGAGGAACAGCGAAAAATCGCCGCTGTCCTCCACCATGTTGACCGAGCGATAAGGCACGCAGAGAAGGTAATCGAGAAATCGGCTACAGTCAGGCGTGGCGTGACTCGAAACCTTCTCTCTGAGGGCGTTGCGGAACACGATTCATTCTCCGAAACCAAATCAGGTCAAATCCCCGAATCATGGGATACTGTTCGGTTTGAGGAGATAATCGAGGATACACGCTATGGAACAGACACGAAGTCAAACACGGATGGACGCGGATACCCTACGCTTCGCATCCCTAATGTTGTAGATAAGCGTCTTACCTTCGATGATTTGAAGCACACCGAACTTGGCGACGACGAGTTGGAGCGACTGAAGCTATCTGAGGGAGACATTCTGGTCATTCGAACTAACGGAAATCCGGATTATGTTGGTCAATGCGTAACGTTCTCAGAACAGGACGAGCCTTTTGTTTTCGCCTCCTACCTCATTCGTATTCGCGTCGATGAATCTCGCGTACGTCCCAAGTACGTTCGAGAATTCCTAAATTCGAAACGTGGCCGTTCGGAAATGGCCGGATGGATTCGTAGCTCTGCTGGGAATTACAATCTAAGTGTTGGAGCGATGGAGAAATTCCAGATTCCAGTGCCTTCACTTTCTGAGCAAGACGAAATCGTTGCCCGGATAGAGGACGCAGAACAGACCATTGAGTCGAACCGGCGTTACCGCGACAAGCTAAAGCGACTCAAGCAAGGCCTCATGCAAGACCTCCTCTCGGGAACAGTCAGAACGACCGACACTAACATAGAGGTTCCCGAGGAAATCACACAACATGGTTAG
- a CDS encoding tyrosine-type recombinase/integrase, whose amino-acid sequence MALEPYAPQEAVTDFLEDQQDGQAKNTVQNYKYALNPFVDWCHENNVENLNDLTGRRLKEFKRWRGQQVQTTTLRNQMWTLKKFMRYCETIEAVPYGLPMKVESLIPAKNGDDSRDEFIEAERAEALLDYLRKYEYASLRHVTFLLLWRTAMRQSSLHALDVDDLVEDPPMLKIRHRPDEGTPLKNKKRGERNVPLSKEDVEVVKDYIEMNHPGETDDEGRTPLLMGRNTRCQKTTIQRNVYTLTRPCHYGQECPHDRDPDECEANSYNTASKCPSSISPHSIRKGRIMYLLDNDVSIEDVSDLVNSGYDTIKHYYDKRSKTEKSEKLRQTMPDC is encoded by the coding sequence ATGGCACTCGAACCATACGCGCCGCAGGAAGCCGTCACGGACTTCCTCGAAGACCAGCAGGATGGACAGGCAAAGAACACCGTGCAGAATTACAAGTACGCGCTCAATCCCTTCGTGGACTGGTGTCACGAGAACAACGTCGAAAATCTCAACGACCTAACCGGACGTCGTCTCAAGGAGTTCAAGCGGTGGCGGGGCCAGCAGGTGCAAACCACGACGCTCCGCAACCAGATGTGGACGCTGAAGAAGTTCATGCGCTACTGCGAGACAATCGAGGCCGTTCCCTACGGACTGCCCATGAAGGTCGAGAGTCTGATTCCCGCCAAAAACGGGGACGACTCGCGGGACGAGTTCATTGAGGCGGAGCGGGCCGAAGCCCTGCTTGACTACCTACGGAAGTACGAGTACGCCTCTCTCCGTCACGTCACGTTCCTTCTACTGTGGCGAACGGCCATGCGTCAGTCGAGCCTCCACGCGCTCGATGTTGACGATCTCGTTGAAGACCCGCCGATGCTGAAAATCCGGCATCGCCCCGACGAGGGAACCCCACTCAAGAACAAGAAGCGCGGGGAGCGGAACGTCCCTCTCTCGAAGGAGGACGTCGAAGTCGTCAAGGACTACATCGAGATGAACCATCCCGGCGAGACGGACGACGAGGGCCGCACTCCCCTATTGATGGGCCGGAACACTCGGTGTCAGAAGACCACGATTCAGCGGAACGTGTACACGCTCACGCGCCCCTGCCACTACGGGCAAGAGTGTCCCCACGACCGCGACCCGGACGAGTGCGAAGCCAATTCGTACAACACGGCCAGCAAATGTCCATCGAGTATCAGCCCCCACTCCATCCGCAAAGGGCGTATCATGTACCTGCTCGATAACGACGTGTCCATTGAGGACGTGTCCGATCTCGTGAACTCCGGCTACGACACGATCAAGCACTACTACGACAAACGCTCGAAGACCGAGAAGTCCGAGAAGCTTCGCCAAACGATGCCCGATTGCTAA
- a CDS encoding DUF7344 domain-containing protein codes for MPQPSNDTTGADPDRIDLTASTRYHLLAAERRRLTLDVLEGNTAPVDLDELAAGIAAREDGIDADESAVERVAIDLHHVHLPKMDDLGIVDYDPASGRVDPTGVTLDSLGPVDDRR; via the coding sequence ATGCCACAGCCCTCGAACGACACGACGGGAGCGGACCCGGACAGGATCGACCTGACCGCGAGCACCCGCTACCACCTGCTCGCGGCGGAGCGGCGCCGTCTGACGCTCGACGTCCTCGAAGGGAACACCGCTCCGGTCGATCTCGACGAACTGGCCGCCGGAATCGCCGCGCGGGAGGACGGTATCGACGCCGACGAGTCGGCCGTCGAGCGCGTGGCGATCGACCTCCACCACGTCCACCTGCCCAAGATGGACGACCTCGGCATCGTCGACTACGACCCCGCGTCCGGACGGGTCGATCCGACCGGCGTCACCCTCGATTCGCTCGGTCCGGTCGACGACCGCCGGTAG
- a CDS encoding M48 family metallopeptidase: MAKAQLREIDLLGDTIEYEVRHSTDATKPRIDVDIHGVTVVLPEPEWTEPTELLRENAAWVVEKTRKYDKYREQAPERTFEEGECFPYLGQPHEVVVEQRPSSSVIDGKLRLAQYHVTETSIKRVLETLYRRNARQRFERRANHFADEMDVEYDCIEIRNQRTRWGSCSTNGTLGLNWRLMMAPPEIIDYIIIHELAHLREANHDPEFWSLVAEYDPKYESHAEWLQENSARLIFSDDDL, translated from the coding sequence ATGGCTAAGGCCCAACTCCGCGAGATCGACCTATTGGGCGACACCATTGAGTATGAGGTACGCCACAGCACAGACGCCACGAAACCTCGAATCGACGTAGACATTCACGGCGTCACGGTCGTCCTGCCTGAACCTGAGTGGACAGAGCCGACGGAACTCCTCAGGGAGAACGCGGCATGGGTTGTCGAGAAGACGCGGAAGTACGACAAGTATCGTGAACAGGCCCCGGAACGCACTTTCGAGGAAGGAGAATGCTTCCCGTACCTCGGACAGCCACACGAGGTCGTCGTGGAACAACGGCCATCATCGAGTGTCATTGATGGCAAACTCCGGCTTGCGCAATACCACGTTACAGAAACGTCGATAAAGCGGGTCTTGGAGACGCTCTACCGACGAAATGCACGGCAACGATTCGAACGGCGAGCCAATCACTTTGCGGATGAGATGGACGTCGAGTACGACTGCATCGAAATTCGGAACCAACGGACGCGATGGGGAAGCTGTTCGACGAATGGAACGCTCGGATTGAACTGGCGGTTGATGATGGCTCCGCCCGAAATCATCGACTACATCATCATCCACGAACTCGCCCACCTCAGAGAGGCGAACCACGACCCTGAGTTTTGGTCGCTGGTTGCAGAGTACGACCCGAAATACGAATCACACGCCGAGTGGTTACAAGAGAATAGTGCGCGGTTGATCTTCTCGGACGACGATTTGTGA
- a CDS encoding type I restriction endonuclease subunit R yields the protein MVSTPSEYGVERSLLSWLDGVGWETHGQDGNRGANVLDDAFERDSHEVIYWNLLAEQVVALNDAVTQDNVEKFISSLKRDLDAENLMDGNRAFHQLLTKGKTFSIQREDGTTETIYVDLVDYGNPENNRFHAVNQFSVSRETTIRPDVSLFVNGIPLVTMELKSQAQDNDWHDAVSDLLAYQDDVPRLFVPGLFNVAADTMELRYGAVGAPREFYEPWNDAPAKYEDDNEMRQAVKALCNPSTLLDLVKNFVFYERRAGGDAKIVPRYMQYYAVNQILDRVRRGEHKRGLIWHTQGSGKSFTMLYAAENLLKRDVARNPQVFIIVDTDKLNSQMRDQLANLSLEQWTEAESINHLQELIERGQSELVLTTIQKFESVDPDVQGNDEVIVMSDEAHRFMEADLGSRLDAALPDCYHFGFTGTPVREGERHEDRNTFREFSPEGEDYLHRYSVKQGIEDGLILPVYFTLRHEMEWEIDEAGLDEEFEAEFRGMTTDEKLEFIRDNVNATTLAEIEPRVDRAVDEIDHHYDEHVAPNGWKGMVVTPSRRSAAMYGERLIERRDEDEVEVLYTSTKNDPELIQQFHTDNEERDQIVQDFKREDDPKLLVVHNMLLTGFDAPVLKTMYLDRNLKNHNLMQAIARTNRPAPGKENGEIVDFQGVFENIDEALDYDAETKAYAARDKDELFDDLEEQLESVMGIFDGIPKTDSQEATYEAVNRVSTHPERREFKQGFRRLQNLYEAVAPDGRLVSEGIEQKYKWLSRIHVAFKRTTSGKDDPEEDMREKTRDIISNNVEITEIKRDFPTYKLGEEYLEDVEGLDNPGVKASQIAHATREHLHPRENQNPRYKRLSERVTDIVERWQGDEISDPEAVEALKSVEEEVLEVEEEAEEQGMDDAEFAIYTHLTEETLDAIESEEQAEEVAEEIVTQFRDRVDRGYAGWKTNQQTIAEIERILLDVLVVEYDLGNLIRDDDGFVDAIRSYLIQNNG from the coding sequence ATGGTTAGTACCCCATCCGAATACGGCGTCGAACGCTCGCTTCTCTCATGGCTCGACGGCGTCGGATGGGAAACCCACGGACAAGATGGTAACCGTGGCGCGAACGTCCTCGATGACGCTTTCGAGCGCGACAGCCACGAAGTCATCTACTGGAACCTCCTTGCTGAGCAGGTAGTCGCACTCAACGACGCTGTCACCCAGGACAACGTCGAGAAGTTCATCTCCTCGCTGAAGCGCGACCTCGATGCGGAGAACCTCATGGACGGCAACCGGGCGTTCCACCAACTGCTCACCAAAGGCAAGACCTTCTCCATCCAGCGTGAGGACGGAACGACCGAGACGATTTACGTTGACCTGGTCGACTACGGGAATCCCGAGAACAACCGCTTCCACGCCGTCAATCAGTTCTCCGTCTCCCGTGAGACGACCATCCGCCCGGACGTTTCCCTGTTCGTCAATGGGATTCCGCTGGTGACGATGGAACTCAAGAGCCAGGCGCAGGACAACGACTGGCACGACGCAGTCAGCGACCTGTTGGCCTATCAGGACGACGTCCCCCGGCTGTTCGTCCCCGGCTTGTTCAACGTCGCCGCCGACACGATGGAACTCCGCTATGGTGCAGTCGGCGCTCCCCGTGAGTTCTACGAACCGTGGAACGACGCCCCCGCGAAGTACGAGGACGACAACGAGATGCGGCAGGCGGTGAAGGCGCTGTGCAACCCCAGCACCCTCCTCGATCTGGTGAAGAATTTCGTCTTCTACGAACGACGAGCTGGCGGAGATGCGAAGATCGTCCCGCGCTACATGCAGTACTACGCGGTAAACCAAATTCTTGACCGCGTCCGTCGCGGCGAACACAAGCGCGGCCTCATCTGGCACACCCAAGGGTCGGGGAAGTCCTTCACGATGCTGTACGCCGCCGAGAACCTGTTGAAGCGCGACGTGGCCCGGAACCCGCAGGTGTTCATCATCGTCGATACGGACAAGCTCAACAGCCAGATGCGCGACCAACTGGCGAACCTCTCGCTGGAACAATGGACGGAAGCCGAGAGCATCAACCACCTGCAAGAACTCATCGAGCGGGGGCAGAGCGAGCTTGTGCTGACGACAATCCAGAAATTCGAGAGTGTTGACCCCGACGTACAGGGCAACGACGAGGTCATCGTCATGTCCGACGAGGCCCACCGCTTCATGGAAGCCGACCTCGGAAGCCGCCTCGATGCGGCCTTACCCGACTGCTACCATTTCGGGTTCACCGGGACGCCCGTTCGAGAGGGGGAACGCCACGAAGACCGGAACACGTTCCGCGAGTTCTCCCCCGAGGGCGAGGACTACCTGCACCGCTACTCCGTGAAGCAAGGCATCGAGGACGGCCTGATTCTGCCCGTGTACTTCACGCTCCGCCACGAAATGGAGTGGGAGATTGACGAGGCAGGGTTGGACGAGGAGTTTGAGGCGGAGTTCCGCGGCATGACGACGGACGAGAAGCTGGAGTTTATCCGTGACAACGTGAACGCGACAACACTCGCGGAGATCGAACCACGGGTTGACCGCGCCGTCGATGAGATTGACCACCACTACGACGAACACGTTGCGCCGAACGGCTGGAAGGGAATGGTCGTTACGCCGAGTCGTCGGTCGGCGGCGATGTACGGGGAACGCCTCATTGAGCGGCGTGACGAGGACGAGGTAGAAGTTCTCTACACTTCGACTAAGAACGACCCCGAACTGATTCAGCAGTTCCACACGGACAATGAGGAGCGCGATCAGATCGTCCAAGACTTCAAACGAGAAGACGACCCGAAACTCCTTGTGGTTCACAATATGCTGTTGACGGGCTTTGACGCGCCCGTACTGAAGACGATGTATCTCGACCGGAACCTGAAGAACCACAACCTCATGCAGGCCATCGCCCGAACGAACCGGCCCGCACCGGGTAAGGAGAATGGGGAGATCGTGGACTTCCAGGGCGTGTTCGAGAACATCGACGAGGCGCTGGACTATGACGCCGAGACGAAAGCCTACGCCGCCCGCGACAAAGACGAGCTGTTCGACGACCTCGAAGAGCAGTTAGAGTCCGTGATGGGGATTTTCGACGGGATTCCGAAGACTGACAGCCAAGAAGCGACCTACGAGGCCGTCAATCGAGTCAGTACCCATCCCGAAAGACGCGAGTTCAAGCAAGGCTTCCGTCGCCTCCAGAATCTCTACGAGGCCGTCGCACCGGATGGCCGTCTCGTGAGCGAGGGCATCGAGCAAAAGTACAAGTGGCTGAGTCGGATTCACGTCGCGTTCAAGCGCACGACCTCAGGGAAGGACGACCCCGAAGAGGACATGCGGGAGAAGACGCGGGACATTATCAGCAACAACGTCGAAATCACGGAAATCAAGCGTGACTTCCCGACCTACAAGCTCGGGGAGGAATACCTCGAAGACGTAGAGGGACTCGACAACCCCGGCGTAAAGGCATCGCAGATCGCCCACGCGACCCGAGAACACCTCCACCCGAGAGAGAACCAGAATCCTCGGTACAAGCGACTGAGCGAGCGGGTGACGGACATAGTCGAACGCTGGCAAGGGGACGAGATTAGCGACCCCGAGGCAGTTGAAGCCCTCAAGTCCGTTGAGGAGGAGGTTCTGGAAGTCGAGGAGGAAGCTGAGGAGCAGGGGATGGATGACGCCGAGTTCGCCATCTATACCCACCTCACGGAGGAGACGTTGGACGCGATTGAGTCGGAGGAACAAGCGGAAGAAGTAGCCGAGGAAATCGTCACACAGTTCCGTGACCGAGTTGACCGAGGATACGCGGGCTGGAAGACGAACCAGCAAACTATCGCTGAAATCGAGCGTATCCTGTTGGACGTGCTTGTCGTCGAATACGACCTCGGCAATCTGATTCGAGACGACGACGGATTCGTTGACGCCATCCGAAGCTACCTGATTCAGAACAATGGCTAA
- a CDS encoding type I restriction-modification system subunit M — translation MPISLNKLESHLFKCADIIRDAVDPTDYKEYILPLVYYKSISDEFEVQYEQNLEEYGEDFARRENLYDIPIVPEGYLWDDLRAVSDNVDQTLNEAFDALVEENPELQGVFRADYIEADALDDDRLGRLVEHLSQYDLDRDSVPPDMLGEAYMDLVRHFAEEEGKSGGQFFTPPHIVNLCVRLVDNFEDSETFHDPTVGSGGMLIEAARYYRKEQGGDPSKLTFTGQEINPDIAAIAKMNLSIHGLDGEIRREDSLSKPAFTNDAENELTRFDRVLANFPFSADWAKDDLQDDPYGRFDWHEKLPRADRGDYAFIMHMAKQLKRPDKDGTGGKAAIVIPHGVLFRKHEQRYRKPMLENDMVEAIVGLPENLFQNNSIPSAVLVLNTDKPEEREDEVQFIHAADEAFYEELSNQNELTENGLDHIVKNFREWATEERVSRTVSLDEIRENDYNLNIALYVDTTEPEEEIDVEKELAELRELQAERNEIEATMDEHMEALNYE, via the coding sequence ATGCCCATTTCATTGAACAAACTCGAATCTCACCTCTTCAAATGCGCCGACATAATCCGGGACGCCGTTGACCCGACTGACTACAAGGAATACATTCTCCCACTCGTTTACTACAAGTCGATCTCCGACGAGTTCGAGGTGCAGTACGAACAGAACCTCGAAGAATACGGCGAGGACTTCGCCCGCCGGGAGAACCTCTACGACATTCCCATCGTTCCCGAGGGCTACCTGTGGGACGACCTCCGCGCTGTCAGCGACAACGTTGACCAAACTCTGAACGAAGCCTTTGACGCACTCGTTGAGGAGAACCCCGAGCTTCAGGGCGTCTTTCGCGCCGACTACATCGAAGCCGACGCCCTCGATGATGATCGGCTTGGGCGGCTGGTCGAACACCTCTCACAGTACGACCTTGACCGCGACAGCGTTCCCCCGGACATGCTCGGAGAGGCGTATATGGACTTGGTGCGTCACTTCGCAGAGGAAGAAGGCAAGTCCGGCGGGCAGTTCTTCACGCCGCCCCACATCGTCAACCTCTGCGTTCGACTCGTCGATAACTTCGAGGACAGCGAGACGTTCCACGACCCGACTGTTGGTTCCGGGGGTATGCTCATCGAGGCGGCGCGGTACTACCGCAAGGAACAGGGCGGCGACCCCTCGAAGCTGACGTTCACCGGCCAAGAGATCAACCCCGACATCGCGGCGATTGCGAAGATGAACCTCTCCATCCACGGCCTTGATGGGGAGATTCGTCGCGAAGACTCCCTCTCGAAGCCTGCGTTCACGAACGACGCGGAGAACGAACTCACGCGCTTCGACCGTGTCCTCGCAAACTTCCCATTCTCCGCTGACTGGGCGAAAGACGACCTCCAGGACGACCCGTATGGGCGCTTCGACTGGCACGAGAAACTGCCGCGTGCTGACCGGGGCGACTACGCCTTCATCATGCACATGGCGAAGCAGTTGAAACGCCCCGATAAAGACGGGACGGGCGGGAAGGCCGCCATCGTCATTCCTCACGGCGTGCTGTTCCGGAAGCACGAGCAACGCTACCGGAAGCCGATGCTGGAGAACGACATGGTCGAAGCTATAGTCGGCCTCCCCGAGAACCTGTTCCAGAACAACTCAATTCCCTCCGCCGTCCTCGTGTTGAATACTGACAAGCCTGAGGAGCGCGAAGACGAGGTGCAGTTCATCCACGCCGCTGACGAAGCGTTCTACGAGGAGCTGTCGAACCAGAACGAACTCACAGAGAACGGCCTCGATCACATCGTCAAGAACTTCCGCGAGTGGGCGACCGAGGAGCGCGTCAGTCGGACGGTGTCGCTTGACGAGATTCGAGAGAACGACTACAACCTCAACATCGCACTCTACGTTGATACTACTGAGCCAGAGGAGGAGATTGATGTAGAGAAGGAATTGGCGGAATTACGGGAATTGCAGGCCGAGCGCAACGAGATTGAGGCAACAATGGACGAGCATATGGAGGCACTGAACTATGAGTGA